A single Drosophila miranda strain MSH22 chromosome XR, D.miranda_PacBio2.1, whole genome shotgun sequence DNA region contains:
- the LOC108152235 gene encoding mediator of RNA polymerase II transcription subunit 14 isoform X1: protein MAPTPLPLEQISGVGGYLPAGQEGGPRINTMSMSVLIDFIIQRTYHELTVLAELLPRKTDMERKIEIYNYAARTRHLFTRLNALVKWGNSVSKVDKSSQIMSFLDKQNMLFVETADMLARMSRETLVRARLPNFHIPAAVEVLTTGTYNRLPTCIRERIVPADAITPAEKKQTLLRLNQVIQHRLVTGKLLPQMREFRIKNGRVTFEVKHEFSVALTVMGDSQNVPWRLLDIDVLVEDKETGDGKSLVHPLQVNYIHQLIQARLVENPNALSEVYNCLHYFCQSLQLEVLYTQTLRLNYERLDDNNITVEEYVPGVKLTVSYWRDLKSELGYRLTVQSDPSEIGRPLAVVHVPSLGAKESAEVADRAVRSEHLSMERLIVHTVYIRSVSRLSDLKLEFQAFLKDVDFNLQGTPAILTVPVLSPCLRAEQIHITIDTHTGMFRCHVPKHLDCPITDEMQEALNGDRSKLPSLLSELRYWITHRRCEKTLQHLPATATDTLTFLTQPEQELLQQGRHKIYVKLHRHPNIILVVQLKEKSTMANEMEYTFHLGFVAFQKDEADVIDDSAKQLVSVVAQPPSDIPKFFTKLMRLIEFDTFVATHGPGTEVDAEVSPHKRKSTGDILAPPAKQQKTIFPAYFIPELAHVVAMCDEKIPFMNLAQTLSKHNIPHSGLQVEANATSLVLKILALPQPGKSATASGQQPQQGAASAAGTAAGAAASAGAGAAAGETKPQPPSGSSAFPRIEPHVWDDLMRRVLSISVRSQTNKNSQVRIWVVEFVFYSTPLQSCHPKEQGSRRTVYLTYEQANHDFSKTVEELLNDWSKIVYLYTLVYDFAEQLRNKRLALCDMLVVKSYSYMNLLLGYGPKKEVSCNIYWSVQSHGFRLTFVGGMSAVNAHSMMRDQLAQHLNQQHSLTQIAQILHETYNPMSSIAKLPVLPFLGIPRPQVPVLSFCMLAQSPCLMRLTYQAVYCLELRFRANRLVSIRDGASSRFERNVIEEFTPIQGLKAFLSKYVDESAAYRGRAPHEDDNPLSPIGMEDNYGGPSSVTGVSAGGSSPFLGAGMRGPQSPRDSGLRFPAPHTPPSSSNPHTPASPHPSAGGGGAAQSHGNFNLTSPPAPHMPHPSPGGLMPSSPLNPQPSPHMVHSPGPNTLYMQSHQDSPFTAMSPANNQWPGSPSMPRPSPRPGQSPEHKSTGGSVVTGGPDRGGSRGTLNRPWAGAVPTLLTHEALETLCRPSPHPNKDINVTDMSPLERFLGCVYMRRQLHRNIQNEESLTALNSTEPGVVLFKVDGLQCQVMLNQMHMQTLHLKITQLPPPPDKPTFQLSPDDLLVIEQYFDTRVAAPPYRPNSLHSICRLLNLPAQVLKDFVQIMRLELKPEFGGDQLKWTVQMCMRMPPSAVPIVPSGNACVVLGRMKILFFLQITKIPFNGKDWKDSPSLVLPIVYDITMNLTQMAERREQVPSPMMTAASTLLRRFAEFNSQQNQCSLFPAITDLLTNLQLATDMPQPPPNQAIGPPVGVGVGVGVGIGVVGSSPNPMMPMQQLQPQVGPQGQVGPGGYPQLGPNPGGPQ, encoded by the exons CGACCTGCATTCGCGAACGGATTGTGCCCGCGGATGCCATCACGCCGGCAGAGAAGAAGCAGACCCTGCTGCGCCTCAATCAGGTGATTCAGCATCGCCTGGTCACGGGCAAACTGTTGCCGCAGATGCGGGAATTCCGAATCAAAAACGGACGTGTCACCTTCGAGGTGAAGCACGAGTTCAGTGTGGCCCTTACGGTTATGGGCGACAGCCAGAATGTTCCTTGGCGTCTGCTGGACATCGATGTACTCGTGGAGGACAAAGAGACAGGAG ATGGCAAATCCCTTGTCCATCCACTGCAAGTGAACTACATCCATCAGCTAATCCAAGCACGTCTGGTGGAGAATCCCAATGCCCTGAGCGAGGTATACAATTGCCTGCACTATTTCTGCCAGTCGCTGCAGCTGGAGGTGCTCTACACCCAAACGCTCCGCCTGAACTACGAGCGTCTGGACGACAACAACATCACCGTGGAGGAGTATGTGCCAGGCGTTAAGTTGACCGTCTCCTACTGGCGGGACCTGAAATCGGAGCTGGGCTATCGTCTCACTGTTCAGTCGGACCCCAGTGAGATTGGCCGTCCGCTGGCCGTGGTTCATGTGCCCTCGCTGGGAGCCAAGGAGTCGGCGGAAGTGGCCGATCGCGCTGTCCGGTCCGAGCATCTGTCAATGGAGCGGCTGATTGTGCACACGGTTTACATCCGATCCGTGTCCAGGCTGAGTGACCTGAAGCTGGAGTTCCAGGCCTTCCTTAAGGATGTTGATT TTAACCTTCAGGGCACGCCAGCCATTCTCACTGTGCCCGTCCTCTCGCCCTGCCTGCGAGCGGAGCAAATCCACATTACCATTGACACGCACACGGGTATGTTCCGCTGCCACGTGCCCAAGCACTTGGACTGTCCGATCACGGACGAGATGCAGGAAGCCTTGAACGGCGATCGGAGCAAGCTGCCGTCGCTGCTCTCGGAGCTGCGCTACTGGATCACGCATCGTCGGTGCGAGAAGACGCTGCAGCATCTGCCGGCCACAGCCACCGATACGCTGACCTTCCTCACCCAGCCCGAGCAggagctgctgcagcaggGCCGCCACAAGATATACGTGAAGCTGCACAGGCATCCCAATATTATTCTG GTTGTTCAGCTGAAGGAGAAGTCAACGATGGCAAACGAAATGGAATACACATTCCACTTGGGCTTTGTGGCCTTCCAGAAGGATGAGGCCGACGTTATAGATGATTCTGCCAAGCAACTGGTGTCCGTGGTGGCTCAGCCGCCATCGGATATCCCGAAATTCTTCACCAAACTGATGCGTCTCATCGAGTTCGATACATTTGTGGCCACCCATGGGCCCGGCACTGAGGTGGATG CGGAGGTGTCTCCACACAAACGCAAATCTACTGGCGATATTCTAGCGCCCCCAGCCAAGCAGCAAAAGACAATATTTCCCGCGTACTTCATACCCGAACTGGCGCACGTGGTGGCCATGTGCGATGAGAAGATACCGTTTATGAATCTGGCCCAAACCCTGTCCAAGCACAATATTCCGCACAGCGGCCTGCAGGTGGAGGCAAATGCCACCTCGTTGGTGCTGAAGATTCTGGCGCTGCCACAGCCAGGCAAATCGGCCACAGCTTCGGGCCAACAGCCCCAGCAGGgagctgcttctgctgctggtaCTGCTGcgggtgctgctgcttctgctggtgctggtgctgctgccggCGAGACCAAGCCTCAGCCGCCGAGCGGCTCCTCGGCTTTCCCCAGGATCGAGCCTCATGTGTGGGACGATCTGATGCGGCGTGTACTCTCGATTTCGGTGCGCTCGCAGACGAACAAGAACAGCCAAGTCAGGATTTGGGTGGTGGAGTTCGTCTTCTACAGCACCCCGCTGCAGAGCTGCCATCCGAAGGAGCAGGGCAGCCGGCGCACCGTTTACCTAACCTACGAGCAGGCCAATCACGATTTCTCGAAGACAGTCGAGGAACTGCTTAACGACTGGTCAAAGATCGTGTACCTCTACACGCTGGTCTATGACTTTGCGGAGCAGCTGAGGAACA AACGCCTCGCGCTGTGTGACATGCTGGTGGTCAAGTCCTACAGCTACATGAATCTTCTGCTGGGATATGGCCCGAAGAAGGAGGTCAGCTGCAATATCTACTGGTCCGTGCAGTCGCATGGCTTCCGCCTGACCTTCGTGGGCGGCATGTCTGCGGTGAATGCCCACTCGATGATGCGGGACCAGTTGGCGCAGCATCTGAACCAGCAGCACAGCCTCACGCAGATCGCGCAAATCCTGCACGAGACCTACAACCCCATGAGCTCCATTGCCAAGCTCCCAGTGCTGCCTTTCCTGGGGATTCCC CGCCCACAGGTGCCCGTGCTCTCGTTCTGCATGCTGGCCCAGTCGCCCTGCCTCATGCGTTTGACCTACCAGGCCGTGTACTGCCTGGAGCTGCGCTTCCGGGCCAACCGTCTCGTGTCGATTCGTGATGGAGCCAGCAGTCGCTTCGAGCGGAACGTAATTGAGGAGTTCACGCCCATACAGGGGCTCAAGGCGTTCTTGTCCAAGTACGTGGACGAGTCGGCCGCGTACCGGGGACGGGCGCCCCACGAAGACGACAATCCGCTGTCACCGATTGGCATGGAGGATAACTATGGCGGGCCCAGCAGTGTGACGGGTGTGAGTGCAGGCGGCTCGTCGCCATTCCTGGGCGCTGGCATGCGTGGGCCCCAGTCGCCGAGGGACAGTGGACTGCGGTTCCCAGCGCCGCACACTCCGCCCTCCAGCTCGAATCCTCACACGCCAGCCAGCCCCCATCCGAGTGCGGGCGGAGGAGGGGCAGCGCAGAGTCATGGAAACTTTAACTTAACCTCGCCGCCGGCTCCGCATATGCCGCACCCGTCGCCGGGCGGACTGATGCCTTCGTCGCCACTGAATCCGCAGCCGAGTCCCCACATGGTGCACAGTCCCGGTCCCAATACGCTGTACATGCAGAGCCACCAGGACTCGCCCTTTACAGCCATGTCGCCGGCGAACAACCAATGGCCCGGATCCCCAAGCATGCCCCGTCCCTCGCCACGGCCCGGCCAGAGTCCGGAGCACAAGAGCACTGGAGGCAGCGTAGTGACAGGTGGGCCCGATCGTGGAGGATCGAGAGGAACCCTTAACCGCCCCTGGGCTGGTGCCGTGCCCACTCTGCTCACCCACGAGGCCCTGGAGACGCTGTGCCGGCCCAGTCCGCACCCGAACAAGGATATCAATGTGACGGACATGAGCCCGCTGGAGCGGTTCCTCGGCTGCGTCTACATGCGCCGGCAGCTGCATCGCAACATCCAGAACGAGGAGTCCCTGACGGCCCTCAACTCCACGGAGCCGGGAGTGGTGCTGTTCAAGGTGGACGGTCTGCAGTGCCAGGTGATGCTCAACCAGATGCACATGCAGACGCTGCACCTGAAGATCACCCaactgccgccgccgcccgaCAAGCCCACATTCCAGCTGAGTCCCGACGATCTCCTGGTGATAGAGCAATACTTCGACACCCGAGTGGCGGCGCCGCCCTATCGTCCGAACTCGCTGCACAGCATCTGCCGGCTGCTGAATCTGCCCGCCCAAGTGCTCAAGGACTTCGTGCAGATCATGCGACTGGAGCTGAAGCCAGAGTTTGGCGGGGATCAGCTCAAGTGGACGGTGCAGATGTGCATGCGAATGCCGCCGTCGGCGGTGCCCATTGTGCCCAGCGGAAACGCCTGCGTGGTGTTGGGCAGGATGAAGATCCTGTTCTTCCTGCAGATCACCAAGATCCCGTTCAACGGCAAGGACTGGAAGGACAGCCCCTCGCTGGTGCTGCCCATCGTCTACGACATCACCATGAACCTCACCCAAATGGCCGAGCGCAGGGAGCAGGTGCCCTCCCCCATGATGACGGCGGCCAGCACACTCCTGCGCCGCTTCGCCGAGTTCAATTCGCAGCAGAACCAGTGCTCGCTCTTCCCGGCAATCACGGATCTGCTGACCAACCTGCAGCTGGCCACGGACATGCCCCAGCCGCCGCCCAACCAGGCCATTGGACCGCCAGTGGGTGTCGGCGTCGGTGTGGGCGTTGGCATCGGCGTGGTCGGCTCCAGTCCGAATCCCATGATGCCaatgcagcagctgcagccgcagGTGGGGCCCCAAGGACAGGTTGGCCCTGGCGGCTACCCACAGCTTGGTCCGAATCCCGGCGGCCCGCAGTGA
- the LOC108152235 gene encoding mediator of RNA polymerase II transcription subunit 14 isoform X2 has product MAPTPLPLEQISGVGGYLPAGQEGGPRINTMSMSVLIDFIIQRTYHELTVLAELLPRKTDMERKIEIYNYAARTRHLFTRLNALVKWGNSVSKVDKSSQIMSFLDKQNMLFVETADMLARMSRETLVRARLPNFHIPAAVEVLTTGTYNRLPTCIRERIVPADAITPAEKKQTLLRLNQVIQHRLVTGKLLPQMREFRIKNGRVTFEVKHEFSVALTVMGDSQNVPWRLLDIDVLVEDKETGDGKSLVHPLQVNYIHQLIQARLVENPNALSEVYNCLHYFCQSLQLEVLYTQTLRLNYERLDDNNITVEEYVPGVKLTVSYWRDLKSELGYRLTVQSDPSEIGRPLAVVHVPSLGAKESAEVADRAVRSEHLSMERLIVHTVYIRSVSRLSDLKLEFQAFLKDVDFNLQGTPAILTVPVLSPCLRAEQIHITIDTHTGMFRCHVPKHLDCPITDEMQEALNGDRSKLPSLLSELRYWITHRRCEKTLQHLPATATDTLTFLTQPEQELLQQGRHKIYVKLHRHPNIILVVQLKEKSTMANEMEYTFHLGFVAFQKDEADVIDDSAKQLVSVVAQPPSDIPKFFTKLMRLIEFDTFVATHGPGTEVDAPPAKQQKTIFPAYFIPELAHVVAMCDEKIPFMNLAQTLSKHNIPHSGLQVEANATSLVLKILALPQPGKSATASGQQPQQGAASAAGTAAGAAASAGAGAAAGETKPQPPSGSSAFPRIEPHVWDDLMRRVLSISVRSQTNKNSQVRIWVVEFVFYSTPLQSCHPKEQGSRRTVYLTYEQANHDFSKTVEELLNDWSKIVYLYTLVYDFAEQLRNKRLALCDMLVVKSYSYMNLLLGYGPKKEVSCNIYWSVQSHGFRLTFVGGMSAVNAHSMMRDQLAQHLNQQHSLTQIAQILHETYNPMSSIAKLPVLPFLGIPRPQVPVLSFCMLAQSPCLMRLTYQAVYCLELRFRANRLVSIRDGASSRFERNVIEEFTPIQGLKAFLSKYVDESAAYRGRAPHEDDNPLSPIGMEDNYGGPSSVTGVSAGGSSPFLGAGMRGPQSPRDSGLRFPAPHTPPSSSNPHTPASPHPSAGGGGAAQSHGNFNLTSPPAPHMPHPSPGGLMPSSPLNPQPSPHMVHSPGPNTLYMQSHQDSPFTAMSPANNQWPGSPSMPRPSPRPGQSPEHKSTGGSVVTGGPDRGGSRGTLNRPWAGAVPTLLTHEALETLCRPSPHPNKDINVTDMSPLERFLGCVYMRRQLHRNIQNEESLTALNSTEPGVVLFKVDGLQCQVMLNQMHMQTLHLKITQLPPPPDKPTFQLSPDDLLVIEQYFDTRVAAPPYRPNSLHSICRLLNLPAQVLKDFVQIMRLELKPEFGGDQLKWTVQMCMRMPPSAVPIVPSGNACVVLGRMKILFFLQITKIPFNGKDWKDSPSLVLPIVYDITMNLTQMAERREQVPSPMMTAASTLLRRFAEFNSQQNQCSLFPAITDLLTNLQLATDMPQPPPNQAIGPPVGVGVGVGVGIGVVGSSPNPMMPMQQLQPQVGPQGQVGPGGYPQLGPNPGGPQ; this is encoded by the exons CGACCTGCATTCGCGAACGGATTGTGCCCGCGGATGCCATCACGCCGGCAGAGAAGAAGCAGACCCTGCTGCGCCTCAATCAGGTGATTCAGCATCGCCTGGTCACGGGCAAACTGTTGCCGCAGATGCGGGAATTCCGAATCAAAAACGGACGTGTCACCTTCGAGGTGAAGCACGAGTTCAGTGTGGCCCTTACGGTTATGGGCGACAGCCAGAATGTTCCTTGGCGTCTGCTGGACATCGATGTACTCGTGGAGGACAAAGAGACAGGAG ATGGCAAATCCCTTGTCCATCCACTGCAAGTGAACTACATCCATCAGCTAATCCAAGCACGTCTGGTGGAGAATCCCAATGCCCTGAGCGAGGTATACAATTGCCTGCACTATTTCTGCCAGTCGCTGCAGCTGGAGGTGCTCTACACCCAAACGCTCCGCCTGAACTACGAGCGTCTGGACGACAACAACATCACCGTGGAGGAGTATGTGCCAGGCGTTAAGTTGACCGTCTCCTACTGGCGGGACCTGAAATCGGAGCTGGGCTATCGTCTCACTGTTCAGTCGGACCCCAGTGAGATTGGCCGTCCGCTGGCCGTGGTTCATGTGCCCTCGCTGGGAGCCAAGGAGTCGGCGGAAGTGGCCGATCGCGCTGTCCGGTCCGAGCATCTGTCAATGGAGCGGCTGATTGTGCACACGGTTTACATCCGATCCGTGTCCAGGCTGAGTGACCTGAAGCTGGAGTTCCAGGCCTTCCTTAAGGATGTTGATT TTAACCTTCAGGGCACGCCAGCCATTCTCACTGTGCCCGTCCTCTCGCCCTGCCTGCGAGCGGAGCAAATCCACATTACCATTGACACGCACACGGGTATGTTCCGCTGCCACGTGCCCAAGCACTTGGACTGTCCGATCACGGACGAGATGCAGGAAGCCTTGAACGGCGATCGGAGCAAGCTGCCGTCGCTGCTCTCGGAGCTGCGCTACTGGATCACGCATCGTCGGTGCGAGAAGACGCTGCAGCATCTGCCGGCCACAGCCACCGATACGCTGACCTTCCTCACCCAGCCCGAGCAggagctgctgcagcaggGCCGCCACAAGATATACGTGAAGCTGCACAGGCATCCCAATATTATTCTG GTTGTTCAGCTGAAGGAGAAGTCAACGATGGCAAACGAAATGGAATACACATTCCACTTGGGCTTTGTGGCCTTCCAGAAGGATGAGGCCGACGTTATAGATGATTCTGCCAAGCAACTGGTGTCCGTGGTGGCTCAGCCGCCATCGGATATCCCGAAATTCTTCACCAAACTGATGCGTCTCATCGAGTTCGATACATTTGTGGCCACCCATGGGCCCGGCACTGAGGTGGATG CGCCCCCAGCCAAGCAGCAAAAGACAATATTTCCCGCGTACTTCATACCCGAACTGGCGCACGTGGTGGCCATGTGCGATGAGAAGATACCGTTTATGAATCTGGCCCAAACCCTGTCCAAGCACAATATTCCGCACAGCGGCCTGCAGGTGGAGGCAAATGCCACCTCGTTGGTGCTGAAGATTCTGGCGCTGCCACAGCCAGGCAAATCGGCCACAGCTTCGGGCCAACAGCCCCAGCAGGgagctgcttctgctgctggtaCTGCTGcgggtgctgctgcttctgctggtgctggtgctgctgccggCGAGACCAAGCCTCAGCCGCCGAGCGGCTCCTCGGCTTTCCCCAGGATCGAGCCTCATGTGTGGGACGATCTGATGCGGCGTGTACTCTCGATTTCGGTGCGCTCGCAGACGAACAAGAACAGCCAAGTCAGGATTTGGGTGGTGGAGTTCGTCTTCTACAGCACCCCGCTGCAGAGCTGCCATCCGAAGGAGCAGGGCAGCCGGCGCACCGTTTACCTAACCTACGAGCAGGCCAATCACGATTTCTCGAAGACAGTCGAGGAACTGCTTAACGACTGGTCAAAGATCGTGTACCTCTACACGCTGGTCTATGACTTTGCGGAGCAGCTGAGGAACA AACGCCTCGCGCTGTGTGACATGCTGGTGGTCAAGTCCTACAGCTACATGAATCTTCTGCTGGGATATGGCCCGAAGAAGGAGGTCAGCTGCAATATCTACTGGTCCGTGCAGTCGCATGGCTTCCGCCTGACCTTCGTGGGCGGCATGTCTGCGGTGAATGCCCACTCGATGATGCGGGACCAGTTGGCGCAGCATCTGAACCAGCAGCACAGCCTCACGCAGATCGCGCAAATCCTGCACGAGACCTACAACCCCATGAGCTCCATTGCCAAGCTCCCAGTGCTGCCTTTCCTGGGGATTCCC CGCCCACAGGTGCCCGTGCTCTCGTTCTGCATGCTGGCCCAGTCGCCCTGCCTCATGCGTTTGACCTACCAGGCCGTGTACTGCCTGGAGCTGCGCTTCCGGGCCAACCGTCTCGTGTCGATTCGTGATGGAGCCAGCAGTCGCTTCGAGCGGAACGTAATTGAGGAGTTCACGCCCATACAGGGGCTCAAGGCGTTCTTGTCCAAGTACGTGGACGAGTCGGCCGCGTACCGGGGACGGGCGCCCCACGAAGACGACAATCCGCTGTCACCGATTGGCATGGAGGATAACTATGGCGGGCCCAGCAGTGTGACGGGTGTGAGTGCAGGCGGCTCGTCGCCATTCCTGGGCGCTGGCATGCGTGGGCCCCAGTCGCCGAGGGACAGTGGACTGCGGTTCCCAGCGCCGCACACTCCGCCCTCCAGCTCGAATCCTCACACGCCAGCCAGCCCCCATCCGAGTGCGGGCGGAGGAGGGGCAGCGCAGAGTCATGGAAACTTTAACTTAACCTCGCCGCCGGCTCCGCATATGCCGCACCCGTCGCCGGGCGGACTGATGCCTTCGTCGCCACTGAATCCGCAGCCGAGTCCCCACATGGTGCACAGTCCCGGTCCCAATACGCTGTACATGCAGAGCCACCAGGACTCGCCCTTTACAGCCATGTCGCCGGCGAACAACCAATGGCCCGGATCCCCAAGCATGCCCCGTCCCTCGCCACGGCCCGGCCAGAGTCCGGAGCACAAGAGCACTGGAGGCAGCGTAGTGACAGGTGGGCCCGATCGTGGAGGATCGAGAGGAACCCTTAACCGCCCCTGGGCTGGTGCCGTGCCCACTCTGCTCACCCACGAGGCCCTGGAGACGCTGTGCCGGCCCAGTCCGCACCCGAACAAGGATATCAATGTGACGGACATGAGCCCGCTGGAGCGGTTCCTCGGCTGCGTCTACATGCGCCGGCAGCTGCATCGCAACATCCAGAACGAGGAGTCCCTGACGGCCCTCAACTCCACGGAGCCGGGAGTGGTGCTGTTCAAGGTGGACGGTCTGCAGTGCCAGGTGATGCTCAACCAGATGCACATGCAGACGCTGCACCTGAAGATCACCCaactgccgccgccgcccgaCAAGCCCACATTCCAGCTGAGTCCCGACGATCTCCTGGTGATAGAGCAATACTTCGACACCCGAGTGGCGGCGCCGCCCTATCGTCCGAACTCGCTGCACAGCATCTGCCGGCTGCTGAATCTGCCCGCCCAAGTGCTCAAGGACTTCGTGCAGATCATGCGACTGGAGCTGAAGCCAGAGTTTGGCGGGGATCAGCTCAAGTGGACGGTGCAGATGTGCATGCGAATGCCGCCGTCGGCGGTGCCCATTGTGCCCAGCGGAAACGCCTGCGTGGTGTTGGGCAGGATGAAGATCCTGTTCTTCCTGCAGATCACCAAGATCCCGTTCAACGGCAAGGACTGGAAGGACAGCCCCTCGCTGGTGCTGCCCATCGTCTACGACATCACCATGAACCTCACCCAAATGGCCGAGCGCAGGGAGCAGGTGCCCTCCCCCATGATGACGGCGGCCAGCACACTCCTGCGCCGCTTCGCCGAGTTCAATTCGCAGCAGAACCAGTGCTCGCTCTTCCCGGCAATCACGGATCTGCTGACCAACCTGCAGCTGGCCACGGACATGCCCCAGCCGCCGCCCAACCAGGCCATTGGACCGCCAGTGGGTGTCGGCGTCGGTGTGGGCGTTGGCATCGGCGTGGTCGGCTCCAGTCCGAATCCCATGATGCCaatgcagcagctgcagccgcagGTGGGGCCCCAAGGACAGGTTGGCCCTGGCGGCTACCCACAGCTTGGTCCGAATCCCGGCGGCCCGCAGTGA
- the LOC108152236 gene encoding SEC14-like protein 2: MSGPLPEISAEQRATLEQFRKQMDDALVDTHDDYFLLRWLRARKWNLEAAEKMLRASLKTRAMWNVDNIDKWDPPKALKEYLPYGLIGYDNEGSPLLVCPFYNFDIWGMMHCVTRFEFQKYLVLLIERFMKTAYEQSLDHGWKARQLVVFFDMQDVNLKQYAWRPAAECVISSVKQYEANFPELLKMCYIINAPKLFSVAFNIVKKFLDENTTSKIVIYKSGVDKWQQQLFSHVNPKVFPKAWGGELVDKLGDPQCKSMMIWGGKLPEDLFIDQNSQQSDKDFTDTQVPKGDKLKLHFKVNLEEQKILSWEFRTIDYDIKFGIYSVDEKSGEKRSEVPLGTVYSNEMDEIGYISTRPNTTYTVVFDNSASYLRGKKLRYWVDLVSDEEEGITELTNQMDNTQLAAQQ, translated from the exons ATGTCCGGCCCATTGCCCGAAATCAGCGCCGAACAGCGCGCCACACTGGAACAG TTCCGCAAGCAGATGGACGATGCTCTCGTCGACACCCACGATGATTACTTCCTACTGCGCTGGCTGAGAG CTCGCAAATGGAATCTGGAGGCAGCAGAGAAAATGCTGAGAGCT AGCCTGAAGACGCGGGCCATGTGGAATGTGGACAACATCGACAAGTGGGATCCTCCCAAGGCACTGAAGGAGTATTTGCCGTATGGCCTGATAGGCTACGACAACGAAGGATCTCCAT TGCTGGTTTGTCCCTTCTACAACTTTGACATCTGGGGCATGATGCACTGCGTCACACGCTTCGAGTTCCAAAAGTATCTGGTTCTGCTCATCGAACGATTCATGAAGACCGCCTACGAGCAGAGCCTGGATCACGGCTGGAAGGCCCGTCAGCTGGTGGTGTTCTTCGACATGCAGGACGTGAATCTGAAGCAATATGCCTGGCGTCCAGCGGCGGAGTGTGTCATCTCCTCGGTGAAGCAGTACGAGGCCAACTTCCCGGAGCTGCTTAAGATGTGCTACATCATCAATGCGCCGAAGCTCTTTTCCGTGGCCTTCAACATAGTGAAAAAGTTCCTGGACGAGAATACCACCAGCAAGATCGTCATCTACAAGTCGGGCGTGGacaagtggcagcagcagctcttcTCGCACGTGAATCCCAAAGTGTTCCCCAAGGCTTGGGGCGGCGAACTGGTCGACAAACTGGGAGACCCGCAGTGCAAGTCGATGATGATCTGGGGCGGCAAGCTGCCCGAGGATCTCTTCATCGACCAGAACAGCCAGCAGAGTGACAAGGACTTCACCGACACGCAGGTGCCCAAGGGGGACAAGCTGAAGCTGCACTTCAAAGTCAATCTGGAAGAACAAAAGATACTTTCTTGGGAATTCCGGACCATCGACTACGACATCAAGTTCGGCATCTACAGTGTGGACGAGAAGTCGGGCGAGAAGCGAAGCGAGGTGCCCTTGGGCACAGTCTACTCCAACGAAATGGACGAGATTGGCTACATCTCCACGCGACCCAACACCACCT ACACTGTTGTCTTTGACAACTCTGCCAGCTATCTGCGCGGCAAGAAGCTCCGCTACTGGGTCGACCTCGTCTCGGACGAGGAGGAGGGCATCACAGAGCTGACCAACCAAATGGACAACACACAGCTCGCGGCACAGCAGTAG